One window of Candidatus Caldatribacterium sp. genomic DNA carries:
- a CDS encoding TIGR00269 family protein, producing the protein GEYSEKSKKVVEAFALSHNLPLEVLDVADFIGCSLPEATRRLRERTPCSLCGSIKRYILNRFAAERGFAVYATGHNLDDEAATLLGNVLHWHIDYLAHQDPHLPSPHPKMTRKVKPFYTLTEEEILHYVALHDIPFVPERCPLSKKAKSLDYKEALSFLEEKSPGTKHMFLFGFLERGKQYFLKEYNPPVLRECVRCGMPTTQEICAFCRILEKLKAKEVKKRAYSDSE; encoded by the coding sequence TTGGGGAATACTCGGAGAAGTCGAAAAAAGTGGTTGAGGCATTTGCTCTTTCCCATAACCTTCCCCTCGAAGTTCTTGATGTTGCCGACTTCATAGGATGCTCGCTCCCCGAGGCAACGAGAAGGCTCAGAGAACGGACTCCGTGTTCCCTTTGCGGGAGCATCAAGCGGTACATTCTGAATAGGTTCGCCGCAGAAAGGGGCTTTGCAGTGTACGCTACAGGACACAACCTCGATGATGAAGCAGCTACTCTCCTTGGGAATGTCCTCCACTGGCACATTGATTACCTCGCCCACCAGGACCCTCACCTTCCAAGTCCTCATCCGAAAATGACGAGGAAGGTAAAACCCTTCTATACGCTCACCGAGGAGGAGATTCTCCACTACGTTGCACTGCACGACATTCCCTTCGTTCCTGAGCGGTGCCCTCTCTCAAAAAAAGCAAAAAGCCTTGACTACAAAGAGGCCCTATCGTTTCTTGAGGAAAAATCCCCTGGAACAAAGCATATGTTCCTCTTTGGGTTCCTTGAGAGAGGAAAGCAGTACTTCCTCAAAGAGTACAACCCCCCAGTCCTCCGAGAATGCGTGCGGTGCGGCATGCCCACCACTCAAGAGATATGCGCTTTTTGCCGAATCCTCGAAAAACTCAAAGCCAAGGAGGTGAAGAAACGTGCGTATTCTGACAGTGAATAG
- a CDS encoding C_GCAxxG_C_C family protein, with protein sequence MAKSIDYHRQGFNCAESVLLGLCEDLGVKNPLIPRIATGFGGGIGHTGNICGAVTGAVMAFGIRFGRENPEDKDTRDRLYLLVESFLQEVEQSLGRLDCFGLIGVRLNTEEGLRRYREENLREKCRQIVGTVEDIAKRYLTGGSPK encoded by the coding sequence ATGGCAAAAAGCATTGACTATCACCGCCAAGGATTCAACTGTGCGGAATCGGTTCTTCTCGGACTCTGTGAGGACCTTGGGGTAAAAAATCCTCTCATCCCCAGAATCGCTACGGGCTTTGGAGGAGGGATAGGACACACCGGTAACATCTGTGGCGCCGTTACCGGAGCGGTCATGGCTTTTGGGATTCGTTTCGGAAGAGAAAACCCGGAGGACAAGGACACTCGAGATAGGCTCTACCTCCTTGTTGAGTCCTTCCTTCAAGAGGTAGAGCAGAGCCTCGGACGCCTCGACTGCTTTGGTCTCATCGGAGTCCGTCTCAACACCGAAGAGGGCCTCAGAAGGTATCGGGAAGAAAACCTTCGGGAAAAGTGCCGACAGATTGTGGGTACTGTGGAGGACATCGCCAAACGGTACCTCACAGGTGGTTCCCCCAAGTGA
- a CDS encoding acetate/propionate family kinase, translated as MRILTVNSGGSSIKYELFDIGENEVSLLKGNIKRLYRPDSFLEQKSKDGVLEKKVPNLDHEKGLHLMLEALKESGYLRDLSELDAIGIKLINGGKRVQETCYIDDTVIEALRDLSSVTSVHNPPALLAIDIFRRIVPRIPLVGVLETTFHLSIPPAHRTFGLPWSLSTEYGLEKLGFHGNSYRYIAERLRQLTPSSAKVVACHLGSGCSVCAIKDGKSFDISSSFTPQSGVIMSTRPGDFDPQVLLYLEEKAGLSPTELNRILAKESGLFGISGVSGEMWEIEKAAQEGNERAKLAIDVFVYQVKKYIGGFAALMGGIESLVFTGGIGENDPYIREKICEGLNFLGIEIDPERNRATVSGKEGKIGRGPCEVWVIPTWEELMVARETARLLREKRG; from the coding sequence GTGCGTATTCTGACAGTGAATAGCGGGGGTTCATCCATCAAGTATGAACTCTTCGACATTGGGGAAAACGAAGTGTCCCTCCTTAAGGGAAACATCAAACGGCTCTACCGCCCGGATTCCTTTCTCGAGCAGAAATCGAAAGACGGAGTTCTTGAGAAGAAGGTTCCAAATCTTGACCACGAGAAGGGATTGCATCTTATGCTCGAAGCATTAAAAGAAAGTGGTTACCTGAGGGACCTTTCTGAACTTGATGCTATAGGAATCAAGCTCATCAATGGAGGAAAGAGAGTTCAGGAAACTTGCTACATAGACGATACGGTCATTGAGGCTCTCCGGGATCTTTCTTCGGTCACCTCGGTGCACAACCCTCCAGCCCTTTTAGCCATTGATATCTTCCGCCGAATTGTTCCCCGCATTCCCCTCGTGGGAGTTTTGGAGACAACGTTTCACCTCTCCATTCCTCCTGCCCACCGAACCTTTGGCCTTCCCTGGTCCCTGAGTACAGAGTACGGTCTCGAAAAACTCGGTTTCCACGGAAATTCATACCGGTACATAGCTGAACGCCTGAGACAGCTCACCCCTTCCTCTGCAAAAGTTGTAGCTTGCCACCTTGGAAGCGGTTGCAGCGTCTGCGCGATTAAAGATGGAAAGTCCTTCGATATTTCGAGCAGTTTCACGCCCCAAAGTGGGGTCATCATGTCCACCCGCCCGGGAGACTTCGATCCCCAGGTGCTTTTGTACCTTGAGGAAAAGGCAGGGCTCTCCCCTACAGAACTCAACAGGATCCTGGCGAAAGAATCCGGGCTTTTCGGGATATCCGGAGTCAGTGGAGAAATGTGGGAAATCGAGAAAGCCGCCCAAGAGGGAAACGAGCGGGCAAAGCTTGCCATAGACGTCTTCGTTTACCAGGTCAAGAAGTACATTGGGGGATTTGCTGCTCTTATGGGAGGTATCGAAAGTCTTGTTTTCACAGGAGGTATCGGAGAAAACGACCCATACATCCGGGAGAAAATCTGCGAGGGTCTGAACTTCCTGGGCATCGAGATTGATCCAGAACGCAACAGAGCCACTGTAAGCGGAAAGGAGGGAAAAATCGGCCGTGGACCATGCGAGGTTTGGGTAATTCCAACCTGGGAGGAACTCATGGTGGCCAGGGAAACTGCCAGGCTCCTCAGAGAGAAAAGAGGGTGA
- the fucK gene encoding L-fuculokinase → MGKQEYFLVLDCGATSIRAVALSPEGSILSIASFPNAPKREKGSEHYLIWDLEEIWAKLCQATRTVISSVGQEVRAVSVTTFGADGAPVREDGSLTYPVISWQCSRTEGWAKRIVDLVSAREIFRITGYQVIPFNTLFKLLWLRENAPQALDEAKYFLMMPGLLNFRLTGEMTMDYTAASTTMMLDIRERKWSERLLSLAGLRSDFFPRMVESGEVIGTVTAKASEETGIPVGTPVTSAGHDTQFAIVGSLAEDRELILSSGTWEIAAIRIPFFRDSEVAFATGMLVELDAEKGFWNPQMLMIAGGVVEWVRRNFFADCKDEQDIYARIIEAASSVDPGAEGIFFVPSFMPSGPLKPYGTRGTILGLGLTTDRAQIARAVFEGLSFQLRQAVDALFEAFGFRPERIVVVGGGSRNALWNRIRADVLNLPVVVTSCEEATVLGAALFAMVGIGYAKSLEEAKRNVVRTTRVFEPSPQRAIYDELFERYTRIPLLLEAHYRG, encoded by the coding sequence ATGGGTAAGCAAGAGTACTTTCTGGTTCTTGACTGTGGAGCAACGAGTATTCGAGCCGTAGCCTTGAGCCCGGAGGGTAGCATTTTATCCATTGCTTCTTTTCCCAACGCTCCAAAGCGCGAGAAGGGTTCGGAGCACTATCTCATCTGGGATCTTGAGGAGATCTGGGCAAAGCTTTGCCAGGCCACACGAACGGTCATTTCCTCGGTCGGTCAGGAGGTTCGGGCGGTTTCGGTGACAACTTTTGGAGCGGATGGAGCACCCGTGCGGGAGGATGGAAGCCTCACGTATCCCGTCATTTCCTGGCAGTGTTCTCGAACAGAAGGTTGGGCGAAGAGAATTGTGGACCTTGTAAGTGCTCGGGAAATTTTTCGAATCACCGGTTACCAGGTTATCCCCTTCAACACTCTTTTTAAGCTTCTCTGGCTTCGAGAAAACGCTCCTCAAGCACTGGATGAGGCAAAGTACTTCCTCATGATGCCGGGACTTTTGAATTTCAGGCTCACCGGAGAAATGACCATGGACTATACGGCTGCATCTACGACGATGATGCTCGACATCCGGGAACGAAAATGGTCGGAGCGGCTCCTGTCCTTAGCCGGACTCCGTTCTGATTTCTTCCCCCGAATGGTGGAAAGCGGAGAGGTTATCGGGACGGTTACCGCAAAGGCGAGCGAAGAAACGGGAATTCCTGTGGGGACTCCGGTAACTTCTGCCGGGCATGATACGCAATTTGCCATTGTTGGGTCTCTGGCGGAGGACAGAGAGCTCATTCTGAGTTCGGGCACCTGGGAGATCGCGGCCATTCGAATTCCCTTCTTCCGGGATTCGGAGGTGGCTTTTGCAACGGGCATGCTTGTGGAACTCGACGCCGAAAAAGGCTTCTGGAATCCTCAAATGCTCATGATTGCTGGAGGCGTTGTGGAGTGGGTTCGCCGGAACTTCTTTGCTGACTGCAAGGATGAACAGGATATCTACGCACGCATTATTGAGGCTGCCTCTTCGGTTGACCCCGGAGCAGAGGGAATCTTTTTCGTCCCTTCCTTTATGCCCTCGGGTCCACTTAAGCCTTACGGGACAAGGGGGACCATTCTTGGGCTTGGACTTACGACCGATCGTGCTCAAATTGCAAGGGCTGTTTTTGAAGGACTTTCCTTCCAGCTCCGGCAAGCTGTGGATGCTCTTTTTGAGGCCTTTGGCTTTCGCCCGGAAAGAATTGTGGTTGTAGGAGGAGGATCAAGGAATGCTCTCTGGAATCGTATCCGAGCCGATGTCTTGAACCTCCCGGTTGTGGTTACTTCGTGTGAGGAAGCCACAGTTCTTGGAGCGGCGCTCTTTGCGATGGTGGGAATAGGGTATGCAAAAAGCCTTGAGGAGGCGAAAAGAAACGTCGTCCGCACAACTCGAGTCTTTGAACCCTCTCCACAGAGAGCAATCTATGACGAGCTCTTTGAGCGGTACACGAGGATTCCCCTTCTCCTTGAAGCACACTACAGAGGGTAG